The Accipiter gentilis chromosome 7, bAccGen1.1, whole genome shotgun sequence genome includes a region encoding these proteins:
- the HRK gene encoding activator of apoptosis harakiri gives MCPCALHGGPPAPCPCSPGRAARPSAAARLVAARLRRLGDELEQRAARRKARGRGPSAGRRLAAVVCLLCALTPAAALAWLIRRRSL, from the coding sequence ATGTGCCCCTGCGCGCTGCACGGCGgcccccccgctccctgcccctgcagccccggccgcgccgcccggcccTCGGCCGCCGCCCGCCTGGTCGCCGCCCGCCTGCGCCGCCTGGGCGATGAGCTGGAGCAGCGGGCGGCGCGGCGAAAggcgcggggccgcggccccTCGGCCGGCCGCCGCCTGGCCGCCGTGGTGTGCCTGCTGTGCGCCCTCACGCCCGCGGCAGCGCTGGCCTGGCTGATCCGCAGGAGGAGCCTCTAG